GAATGAATCGTTTTGAATGCCCCACCCCTTTTCAGTATCAACCATGTTTGCTAAGGTGTACATCAGTATATCCAAATCAGGGGAGACAGAAAGCCCAAGAATATCAATATCATCGCCCGTGTTTGCGATGACCGTGAGTTCGTTTTTTTCAAGCACCTTGTACAGTCCCAGTGCAAGTTTGGCTCCACCGATACCACCGCTTAGAGCTACAACCTTCAAAATCGTCTCCACCGTGTGTGAAAGTAAACTGCCTTACTACTATATTAGTCAAACGAAACGGAGAATCTCATCAACAGATTTTCGCTTTGGGGGTTCTGGATTCTCATCAGGTTTGCCGATTATGATGAACGCTTGAGGTTCAAATTGAACGGGCAGATTAAGGGTTCTTTTGACCAATTCTCTGGAGAACAGTGGCGCACAGAGCCAGCACCCACCTAGGCCTTCCGCCTTGGCTGCTAGCAAGAAGTTCTCAATTGCAGCGGCTGTACTTTGAACAGCCATCATGTATTCTGCTGAATGCCGCTCTGGATCAGAATAAGAATCCATGTCCTCCATTGTAAGGCAAACTAACAATAAGCACGGTGCTTGTGTGATTTTCTTCTGTTTCTCCTGCACAACTTCAGATGCTTCTTCCTCCGAGAAACCATCATCTACGAGGTCTGTACGCCAAGCTTCAGCCATCCGGTCCAGCAATGATTCCTTTTTCCCTTTGTTCCGAATGCAAACGAAGCGCCATGGTTGCGCATTGTGAGCAGATGGAGCCATCCCTGCTGCATGAACTAGCTTCTCTATTTGTTCTTGAGAAACCTCTCCCGATAGCTTCCGTATGCTTCTTCGGCCTTCCAAGACTGAGTAGAATTCGCATGAAGGGTTGTTGTTCATGGATTACCAACTAGAGATTGTGGTATAAAGGCAATGAATAATCCTTCTGTAATAGTCGAATCTCTGTGCTTCTGTGTTCATAGATTCTATAGGTATCGAAGAAGCAGTTCCAATATTGCCACATAGAA
Above is a genomic segment from Candidatus Lokiarchaeota archaeon containing:
- a CDS encoding nitroreductase family protein, translating into MNNNPSCEFYSVLEGRRSIRKLSGEVSQEQIEKLVHAAGMAPSAHNAQPWRFVCIRNKGKKESLLDRMAEAWRTDLVDDGFSEEEASEVVQEKQKKITQAPCLLLVCLTMEDMDSYSDPERHSAEYMMAVQSTAAAIENFLLAAKAEGLGGCWLCAPLFSRELVKRTLNLPVQFEPQAFIIIGKPDENPEPPKRKSVDEILRFV